Genomic DNA from Nonomuraea rubra:
GGACGCCGACGGCCGGGCGAAGCTGGGCCGGGCGCTGTCCGGCAGGCTGAACGGGGACGTCGGCCGGATCGCGGTGTCGCCCGGGGGCCGCGTCGCCTACAGCCGCTCCACCGAGGACCGCGATCACAACCGGACGGCCTACGTCGGCGTCCTCGGCCCGGCCGCCGAATGGCAGGCGTCCCCGTCCGGGTTCTACTGGCGGGACGCCCACACGCTGGTGCTGCCCGACGACCTCCACTTCACCGGGGTCACGTACCCGCCGAAGCCGGAGCTGGTGAAATCCTGGGAGGGCGGCCTCGACGTACGGCTGCCCGCCTCGAACCCGCCGGCCGCGGCGGTGCTGGTCCGGGCGCCCCGCAACAGCGGCAGCTTCACCCTCCCGCACCCGCTGCCGGACGGCCGGACCCTGCGGGTGCACCCGGGCAGCTACGAGCAGCCGTCCGAGCTGGTCCTCTACGACGGGGACCGGAAGGTGGCCACGGTGCTCAGCCTGAGCTGCGGCGAGATCCTGTCGATGGCGGTGGACCGTTCTGGCCGGCATCTCCTGGTCGGCAAGGACAACGAGAACGGTGAGGCGGCCGGTAACAGGCCGTGCGGGGGCAAGGATCACGAGGTGCTCCGCGTCGGCCTCACCCCGGCGGCCGGCGGCGCCTTCCCCCACAGGGTCGTCTGGCGAGGCGACACCTATCCCGGCGGGCTCACCTGGTGATCCGTCAGGCGCGCCTCAGCAGCAGGGCCGCCGACACGGCCCCGGCCAGCGCGAACGCGGCGCCCGCGAGGAAGGGGGCGCCGTGGCCGAAGCGTTCGCCGACCACGCCCGCTACAGCCGATCCCGCCGCGCCACCCATCCCGAGCCCCGTCGAGACCCAGCCGAACGCCTCCGCCTGGGCGGTGGGCGCGTACTCGTCCACCAGCAGCGACGACGTCGTCAGCGCCGGATTGAGCACCAGCCCGCCGGCGAACAGCACCACGCAGAACAGCGGCAGCGGCCCTACCAGCGCCAGCGGTGCGAGCGCGAGCCCGAGCAGCAGCATCAGCCCCATCAGCCGCACCTGGGCGGAGGAGCGCCACGAGCGGGCCCCGTAGGCGGTGGCTCCCGCGATGCCGCCCAGCGACAGCGCCGCCACCAGCACTCCCGTGGCGGCGGGGATGCCGCGGGCGGTCGCCAGCGCGGGCAGCCCCACCTGCAGCGCCCCGAAGGTGCCGCCGTGCAGCAGCACCACGGCCATCAGCACCAGCATCCGGCGGTCGGCGAAGACCCGCCCCCGCTCGCGCGCGTGCCCGTCCGCGCCCGCCAGCAGCGCCCGCGCGAAGACCAGCGTGCCGGCCCCGGCAGCCCCCGCGACCAGGCCCAGCGCGAGCGACGCCGAGGCCACCGCGATCAGCAGCCCGAACACCAGGGGCCCGGTGAGCATGGCGAGCTCCTGCACCAGGTAGACCAGGCTGTAGGCGGCGGTACGGTCCCGGGCGTCGACCCTGCGGCCCCACTCGATCCGCATGCTGACGGAGACCGGCGGCAGCCCGAGGCCCGCGACCCAGGCCAGCACCACCATGGGCCACCACGGTAAGCCGGGCCGCGCGCACGCCAGCAGCGCCAGCAGGGCCGCCACGTGCAGGAGGGCGGTGCCGGCCAGCACCGTCCTGGCCCCGTGGCGGTCCATGAGCCGACCCTGCACGGGCCTGCCCATGCCGGCCCCGACGGAGAACGCCGCCGCCGTCACCCCGGCCAGGGCCAGCGAACCGCTCGCGCCCTGCACCACGAGCACGATCCCGACGGGCGCCACCTGCTGCGTGAGCTGGGCCAGGAATCCGAGCACGGCCTGCGCCGCCACGCCGGGCAGCCGGAGCATCACGCGAAACGACATCGCTTCAGGCTAGACGGCTTGATCACGAGCAGCGCCCCGGCGTGCTTCCGGCGAGCCCGTTCCGAGGGATTCGGCCACCTCGCGCAGGGCCGCGAGGAGCGGGCGTAGGAGGGGGTGGGCGTCGGAGCCCCGGCGTACGGCGGCGAAGACGCGCCGCTCGGGCCCCGGCGTCTGCCGCACCGCCACCCCGGGCAGCGCCATGTCGCGCAGCGCGAGCCGCGGCACCAGTGCCACCCCGGCCCCCGCCCCGACCAGGGCGACCACGGCGCGGAAGTCGTCGGAGCAGTGCACGAGGCCCGGCGTGAAGCCCGCCTGCTGGCAGGCGAAGGTGATCACGTCGTGCACCGGGTTGCCCGGGTAGGGGCCGATCCAGGTCTCGGCGGCCAGCGACACCAGCGTGGCCGAGCCTGCCAGGGGGTGGTCGCCGGGGAGCACCAGGTCGAACGGCTCGGCGTACAGGGGGCGGCGTGACAGCCGGGGGTCGGCGGCGTCGGGCGCGCCGCGGTACTCCACCGTGATGGCCAGGTCCGCCTGGCCGTCCAGCAGCATCGCCAGGCTGTGGTCGCCCTCGGCGTCCTGCACGCGGACGCGCACGCCGGGCGACGTCTCGCGCAGGGCGGCGATGGCGGGGGAGAGCACGGCGCTGATCGCGGTGGCGAAGCAGGCCACGGTGACCTCGCCGGCCTCGCCCGTCGTGTACGCGGCCACCTCCGCCTCGGCGCGTTCGAGCTGGGCGAGGACCTGGTTGGCGTGATCCAGCATGATCTTGCCCACGGCGGTGAGGTGCACGCCGCGCCCGTCACGGGTGAGCAGGCGGTGCCCCACCTCGTGCTCCAGGGCCGCGAGCTGCTGGGACACCGCGGAAGGCGTCAGGTGCAGCGCGGCCGCCGCGGCGGTGACCGTGCCGTGGTCG
This window encodes:
- a CDS encoding LysR family transcriptional regulator, with the protein product MIDTRRLRTLRAVADHGTVTAAAAALHLTPSAVSQQLAALEHEVGHRLLTRDGRGVHLTAVGKIMLDHANQVLAQLERAEAEVAAYTTGEAGEVTVACFATAISAVLSPAIAALRETSPGVRVRVQDAEGDHSLAMLLDGQADLAITVEYRGAPDAADPRLSRRPLYAEPFDLVLPGDHPLAGSATLVSLAAETWIGPYPGNPVHDVITFACQQAGFTPGLVHCSDDFRAVVALVGAGAGVALVPRLALRDMALPGVAVRQTPGPERRVFAAVRRGSDAHPLLRPLLAALREVAESLGTGSPEARRGAARDQAV
- a CDS encoding MFS transporter, which translates into the protein MSFRVMLRLPGVAAQAVLGFLAQLTQQVAPVGIVLVVQGASGSLALAGVTAAAFSVGAGMGRPVQGRLMDRHGARTVLAGTALLHVAALLALLACARPGLPWWPMVVLAWVAGLGLPPVSVSMRIEWGRRVDARDRTAAYSLVYLVQELAMLTGPLVFGLLIAVASASLALGLVAGAAGAGTLVFARALLAGADGHARERGRVFADRRMLVLMAVVLLHGGTFGALQVGLPALATARGIPAATGVLVAALSLGGIAGATAYGARSWRSSAQVRLMGLMLLLGLALAPLALVGPLPLFCVVLFAGGLVLNPALTTSSLLVDEYAPTAQAEAFGWVSTGLGMGGAAGSAVAGVVGERFGHGAPFLAGAAFALAGAVSAALLLRRA